In Bacteroidia bacterium, a single window of DNA contains:
- a CDS encoding ABC transporter ATP-binding protein: protein MIDPNTQPIVKAVNIKKTFKDVIALAGVDLEIMPSEFTALLGPNGAGKTTLVEIIEGIQKPDSGEITLFGKHWSGNKDELYKQIGLSFQETKFEDKLTAAETLKMFASFYGLNDNRVEDILNIVNLQEKRKSYVVNLSGGQRQKLALGIALLNNPKLLILDEPTTGLDPTARREIWSILHELKKNHGTSMILTTHYMEEAENLCEKIVIIDKGKVLAKGTLEQLIAESKTSEIVQFKVLDKTKFPDFSKFKDLREIQWEDSTNVVTMSVDNTSAFLPEMVSYLNNADCKISELRCRYVTLDDLFIRMTGRKLTD from the coding sequence ATGATTGACCCAAATACTCAACCCATTGTAAAGGCTGTAAACATCAAAAAAACATTTAAAGATGTTATTGCTCTTGCCGGTGTTGACCTTGAAATAATGCCTTCTGAGTTTACAGCATTACTTGGACCAAACGGTGCCGGAAAAACAACTTTAGTTGAAATAATTGAAGGAATACAAAAACCGGACAGTGGAGAAATAACATTATTTGGAAAACACTGGAGTGGTAATAAAGACGAGCTTTATAAACAAATAGGACTATCATTTCAGGAAACAAAGTTTGAAGATAAATTAACAGCTGCAGAAACTTTAAAAATGTTTGCTTCATTTTATGGTTTAAATGATAACAGAGTTGAGGACATTCTGAACATTGTTAATTTACAGGAAAAACGCAAATCGTATGTTGTAAATCTTTCGGGTGGACAACGCCAAAAGCTTGCATTGGGAATTGCACTTTTAAATAATCCCAAACTGTTAATTCTTGATGAACCCACTACAGGCCTTGATCCTACTGCAAGAAGAGAGATATGGTCAATACTTCATGAACTGAAAAAGAATCATGGAACATCAATGATACTCACAACACATTACATGGAAGAAGCCGAAAATCTTTGCGAAAAAATTGTGATTATTGACAAGGGTAAAGTTCTTGCAAAAGGAACTCTGGAACAACTTATAGCCGAATCTAAAACCAGCGAAATAGTTCAATTTAAAGTATTAGATAAAACGAAATTCCCGGATTTTAGTAAGTTTAAAGATTTACGCGAAATTCAATGGGAAGATTCTACAAACGTTGTTACAATGAGTGTTGATAACACTTCCGCTTTTCTGCCAGAAATGGTAAGCTATTTAAACAATGCCGATTGTAAAATTTCTGAACTTCGCTGTAGATATGTTACACTCGACGATCTTTTTATTAGAATGACAGGCAGAAAGTTAACCGATTAA
- a CDS encoding OmpA family protein: MKFSLFFLFGLFFSACYSQQKKQYELYFDSDKALLSQSSVNTIDSLLVLNNVENISSVNIYGYCDSIGNFDYNNKLSIRRAESVKNYFNVKGVVSDSIKIKGFGKTNLKYKSEKWDKNRRVSIELCFKKKIPVKNVVVDKPVAVIKPKQETIKNEIAEFVKKSEVGDKIALKNITFYGGTPQPMPESFKTLEKLVKTLNENPTLEICIEGHICCHNNDDDNLSGRRAMAVYDYLIGFGIDKNRLSYKGFGRTRPLTEERTSAEQQMNRRVEIRIIKK, translated from the coding sequence ATGAAGTTTTCTTTATTTTTTCTTTTTGGATTATTTTTTTCTGCTTGTTATTCTCAGCAGAAGAAACAATATGAATTATATTTTGATTCTGATAAAGCGTTATTGAGTCAATCTTCTGTTAATACTATCGATTCATTGTTGGTTTTAAATAATGTCGAAAATATTAGTTCTGTAAATATTTATGGATATTGTGACAGTATTGGAAATTTTGATTATAATAACAAGCTATCTATTAGACGTGCCGAGAGTGTAAAAAACTATTTTAATGTTAAAGGTGTTGTTTCAGATTCAATTAAAATTAAAGGATTTGGGAAAACAAACTTAAAGTATAAATCAGAAAAATGGGATAAAAACCGAAGGGTAAGTATTGAATTATGCTTTAAGAAAAAAATACCGGTAAAGAATGTTGTTGTAGACAAACCAGTTGCGGTAATAAAACCTAAACAAGAAACAATTAAAAATGAAATTGCTGAATTTGTCAAAAAATCAGAAGTTGGCGATAAAATTGCTCTTAAAAATATTACGTTTTATGGGGGAACGCCCCAACCAATGCCAGAATCATTTAAAACCCTTGAGAAACTTGTTAAAACATTAAATGAGAATCCAACATTAGAAATTTGTATTGAAGGTCATATTTGTTGTCATAATAATGATGATGATAATTTATCTGGACGCAGAGCAATGGCGGTTTATGATTATTTAATAGGTTTTGGTATTGACAAAAACCGTCTTTCTTATAAGGGATTTGGGCGCACAAGACCTCTTACCGAGGAGCGAACATCGGCAGAACAACAAATGAATCGCAGAGTTGAAATAAGAATTATAAAAAAATAA
- a CDS encoding cytosolic protein yields the protein MNNNNIETARLIIDFFHRISMHHAIWFAEVSEKLGKVKAYEILDTVYKQSYEIQMKRLSKIMGFEMTDSLPSGLVNLPSEKLNELREGVAINWLANDGIWFQAIEFTSGMADAKHCNDASWAQFAPFEAWSIKRLLNLPELPGLEGLKQAFKYRLYSFINKQSIIEETGNSFVFSMDDCRVQSARKRKGLDDYPCKSAGIIEFPEFAKAIDPRIKTSCICCPPDEHPDSHFCAWRFYIE from the coding sequence ATGAACAATAATAATATTGAAACAGCAAGATTAATAATCGATTTTTTTCATCGTATTTCAATGCACCATGCTATTTGGTTTGCAGAGGTTTCGGAAAAACTTGGGAAAGTAAAAGCCTATGAAATTTTAGATACTGTTTACAAACAAAGCTATGAGATTCAAATGAAAAGACTTTCAAAAATCATGGGTTTTGAAATGACGGATTCACTTCCATCAGGACTTGTAAATTTACCAAGTGAAAAGCTAAATGAATTACGCGAAGGAGTTGCAATTAACTGGCTTGCAAATGACGGTATATGGTTTCAGGCTATTGAATTTACTTCAGGTATGGCAGATGCTAAACATTGCAATGATGCAAGTTGGGCACAATTTGCTCCCTTTGAAGCATGGTCGATTAAAAGACTTTTGAATCTGCCGGAATTACCAGGTTTAGAGGGCTTAAAACAAGCATTTAAATATAGATTATATTCCTTTATTAACAAGCAATCAATTATCGAGGAAACTGGAAATAGCTTTGTTTTCAGCATGGATGATTGCCGTGTACAATCTGCACGTAAACGTAAAGGACTAGATGATTATCCTTGCAAATCAGCCGGAATAATTGAATTCCCGGAATTTGCGAAAGCCATTGATCCAAGAATTAAAACTTCTTGCATTTGTTGCCCTCCTGATGAACATCCAGATTCGCATTTTTGTGCATGGAGGTTTTATATTGAGTAA
- a CDS encoding response regulator transcription factor: protein MEKKRIFIVEDDPIIASDLEGILIDLGYEVCGISHQPFDAKKKIEQLIPDLLLLDINLNSEIDGIDLATLIKNLNIGIIFISAFTDKSTIDRVKQIQPLGYIIKPFNEKEIAITLELAFNNVQKAEIDNKLEVETGFVFVKTKNNLSIKINFEDILVAEAYDNYSFIHTVHEKLIVSYTLKDLEQRIQSPFLVRVHRTYIVNIKKVEAIHLNALIIGKHEIPIGKSYREAVLKYFPTL from the coding sequence ATGGAAAAGAAAAGAATTTTTATTGTTGAAGATGATCCAATAATTGCTTCAGACCTTGAAGGAATATTAATAGACTTGGGTTATGAGGTATGCGGAATTTCGCATCAGCCATTTGATGCAAAGAAAAAAATTGAGCAACTTATTCCTGATTTGTTATTGTTAGACATTAATTTAAATAGCGAAATAGACGGAATAGATCTGGCAACATTAATTAAAAATCTGAATATTGGAATAATCTTTATTTCAGCATTTACCGATAAAAGCACAATAGACCGAGTAAAACAAATACAACCTCTGGGTTATATAATTAAACCATTTAACGAAAAGGAAATAGCAATTACACTTGAGTTGGCTTTTAACAATGTTCAAAAAGCTGAAATTGACAATAAGCTGGAAGTTGAAACTGGTTTCGTATTTGTAAAAACAAAGAATAATTTAAGCATTAAAATTAATTTCGAAGATATTTTAGTTGCCGAGGCTTACGATAATTATTCTTTTATTCATACTGTTCATGAAAAATTGATTGTAAGCTATACTCTTAAAGACCTGGAGCAACGAATTCAATCTCCATTTTTAGTTCGAGTGCATCGCACTTATATTGTTAACATTAAAAAAGTGGAAGCCATTCATTTAAACGCATTAATAATTGGAAAACACGAAATTCCAATAGGAAAATCATATCGTGAAGCGGTTTTGAAGTATTTCCCTACTTTGTAA
- a CDS encoding ABC transporter permease, producing the protein MLKQFTQLLTIQFKEFFREPGALFWSFIFTILMSFALGMAFSDKPAITQHAAIVLPATTDSSLLKAYLDKNCSKDISQKDEYENTVDNNELGKTTTHFVPSTWNESEIMMKRGQIEIILTENNGKINYHFDPANAASRLAYITISGMMNGKNLITPNTLIKPLETKGTRYIDFLVPGLLAMGIMSSCLWGISYGLIEKRSKKLLRRLVATPMKKSLFMITMFISRFVFAILETIALLTFAYYVFDVTIQGSLIAFAAVLISGSFFFMGLSILLASRTANTQVGNGFISAITMPMMLLSGIFFSYSNFPDVIIPIIKYLPLTLFADSLRSIINEGYGVMDIIQPLLILSLTGLTTFFVGLKIYKWY; encoded by the coding sequence ATGTTAAAGCAATTTACACAATTATTAACTATACAGTTCAAAGAATTTTTTCGCGAGCCGGGTGCACTTTTCTGGTCGTTTATTTTTACAATTTTAATGTCATTTGCTTTAGGAATGGCTTTTTCTGATAAACCTGCCATTACACAACATGCAGCTATTGTTTTACCAGCAACAACCGATAGTTCTTTATTAAAAGCATATCTAGATAAAAATTGCAGTAAAGACATTTCTCAAAAAGATGAATATGAGAACACTGTTGATAACAACGAACTTGGAAAAACAACTACTCACTTTGTTCCTTCCACATGGAACGAAAGTGAAATAATGATGAAACGCGGACAAATTGAAATTATTCTTACCGAAAATAACGGAAAAATAAATTACCATTTCGATCCTGCCAATGCTGCATCAAGACTTGCATACATAACTATTTCCGGGATGATGAACGGAAAGAATCTTATTACTCCAAACACATTAATAAAACCTTTAGAAACAAAAGGTACACGATATATTGACTTTCTTGTACCCGGTTTACTTGCTATGGGAATAATGAGTTCCTGCCTATGGGGCATTAGTTACGGATTAATTGAAAAAAGATCGAAAAAATTATTGCGAAGGCTTGTTGCTACGCCTATGAAGAAATCATTGTTTATGATAACAATGTTCATCTCACGCTTTGTTTTTGCAATACTTGAAACAATTGCTTTATTAACATTTGCATATTATGTGTTCGATGTTACAATTCAAGGGAGCTTAATTGCATTCGCTGCAGTTTTAATCAGCGGTAGTTTTTTCTTTATGGGGTTGTCTATTTTACTTGCTTCACGTACCGCAAACACTCAGGTTGGTAATGGTTTTATTAGTGCCATAACAATGCCTATGATGTTACTTTCTGGAATTTTCTTTAGCTATAGTAATTTTCCTGATGTTATAATTCCAATTATTAAATATTTACCTCTTACACTTTTTGCGGACAGCTTACGAAGTATTATTAATGAGGGCTATGGTGTTATGGATATAATACAGCCATTGTTAATTTTATCGCTTACAGGACTAACAACTTTCTTTGTAGGTTTAAAGATTTATAAGTGGTACTAA
- a CDS encoding tetratricopeptide repeat protein — protein sequence MRKICILFIFMFVSFYTNAQSADSIKIAKSLILKGNEAIKNDTNLAIEYFNNAISLSKRLKIKDLAAEAYFETAEIYTIFDSLTKAKQCYEQSALLYEQTNNLESACQSYIELGNYLYEKSEFRQSHIAYNSAMSLLKDYKNYLLKAEVLIGSGKVFTKQGNITQALNDFVNALEIYEKINNEKGRADAWNQIGIIHWKEGKNAEALSAYKKALEIREGLKDSLAMSESYNNIGIINKLEKNYTTAYALYVQALGIRKKFNNEKGVSQTLFNIGSLKSEMGLISEALEYYNQSYKIKVKLKDEYGKLPCYLNIGDAYMLLKKYEEAEKNFINGLLLAEKLGAGDYHQSFHRELSKLFEKQNDFQKAYFHHVKYMALKDTLINVSNNSKLAELQTKYDISEKQRNIESLTLERKLDKEKYAQEIYFRNSLIVIIILILIIVFAVLNWGRLLKKSNVQLEEQKKIIEQREKEKEVLVREMHHRVKNNLQLTSSLLNLQARKMTDSEAVQSLKQARDRIHAISLIHQKLYSKDEISQINLLEYIPDLCNAVVQSNSQQNTKVLLDFKIEPIFISVDMAISIGLIINEAVINSLKHAFSKVSEGVIEISANKSENNINLSIKDNGSGIPKLDNLDNFGGFGFQLLRSFTTKLSGKMLVENNNGTIIKIQIPL from the coding sequence ATGAGGAAAATATGTATTCTTTTTATTTTCATGTTTGTATCTTTTTATACAAATGCTCAGTCTGCAGATTCAATAAAAATTGCGAAGTCGTTAATATTAAAAGGAAATGAAGCAATAAAAAACGACACGAATTTAGCAATAGAATATTTTAACAATGCAATATCTTTATCAAAAAGGCTTAAAATTAAAGACCTTGCAGCTGAAGCCTATTTTGAAACTGCCGAAATTTATACAATATTCGATAGTTTAACTAAAGCTAAACAATGTTACGAACAATCTGCATTGTTATATGAGCAAACAAATAATCTTGAAAGTGCATGCCAATCTTATATAGAATTAGGTAATTATTTATATGAAAAAAGTGAATTCAGGCAATCACATATTGCATATAACAGTGCAATGTCTTTATTAAAAGATTATAAAAACTATTTATTAAAAGCTGAGGTTCTAATTGGTTCGGGAAAAGTATTTACAAAACAAGGTAATATAACTCAGGCGCTTAATGATTTTGTAAACGCATTAGAGATTTATGAAAAAATTAATAATGAAAAGGGAAGAGCTGATGCCTGGAATCAGATAGGTATAATTCATTGGAAAGAAGGAAAGAATGCTGAGGCGTTATCTGCATATAAAAAAGCATTGGAAATTAGAGAAGGGCTAAAAGATAGTCTTGCAATGTCTGAATCTTATAACAATATTGGAATCATAAATAAACTCGAAAAAAACTATACAACTGCTTATGCATTGTATGTTCAGGCATTAGGGATTAGAAAAAAGTTTAACAATGAGAAAGGGGTAAGTCAGACTTTGTTTAATATTGGTTCTTTAAAATCTGAAATGGGGTTAATATCTGAAGCATTAGAATATTATAATCAGTCATATAAGATTAAAGTAAAATTAAAAGACGAATACGGCAAGCTTCCATGTTATTTGAACATCGGTGATGCGTATATGTTGTTAAAAAAGTATGAAGAAGCAGAAAAAAACTTTATTAACGGACTTTTACTTGCCGAAAAGCTTGGTGCAGGCGATTATCATCAGTCTTTTCATAGGGAGTTATCGAAACTTTTTGAAAAACAAAATGATTTTCAAAAAGCCTATTTTCATCATGTTAAATACATGGCCTTAAAAGATACCTTAATAAATGTAAGTAATAATTCTAAACTAGCTGAACTTCAAACAAAATATGACATCTCTGAAAAGCAGAGAAATATTGAAAGTTTAACACTTGAAAGAAAGCTGGATAAAGAAAAATATGCTCAGGAAATATATTTTAGAAATTCGTTAATTGTTATTATAATATTAATTCTAATCATAGTTTTTGCTGTATTAAACTGGGGCAGACTACTTAAAAAAAGTAACGTGCAGCTAGAAGAACAGAAAAAAATTATTGAACAACGTGAAAAAGAAAAGGAAGTACTTGTCCGTGAAATGCATCATCGTGTAAAAAACAATTTACAATTAACCTCCAGTTTATTAAATCTTCAGGCAAGAAAAATGACAGACAGCGAAGCTGTCCAATCACTTAAGCAGGCACGTGACAGAATACATGCAATAAGCTTAATTCATCAGAAACTGTATAGCAAAGATGAAATATCGCAAATCAATTTATTAGAATATATACCCGATTTGTGCAATGCTGTTGTGCAATCAAACTCACAACAAAATACAAAAGTTTTATTAGATTTTAAAATAGAGCCAATATTTATTTCTGTTGACATGGCTATTTCTATCGGATTAATTATTAATGAGGCAGTTATTAATTCTCTAAAACATGCCTTTAGTAAAGTTAGTGAAGGGGTAATAGAAATATCTGCAAACAAATCAGAAAACAATATTAATTTGTCAATTAAAGATAATGGATCTGGTATTCCCAAACTCGATAATTTAGATAATTTTGGTGGGTTTGGGTTTCAGCTATTGCGCTCGTTTACAACAAAATTATCAGGAAAAATGTTAGTTGAAAATAATAATGGAACAATAATTAAAATTCAAATACCTTTGTAA
- the buk gene encoding butyrate kinase, with amino-acid sequence MDHLILAINPGSTSTKIAVYKSRKNIFLTNVKHTQEELRQFQKISHQFEFRKNKISEELAKAGFDIKNFEIIVCRGGLLKPIKGGVYRVNENMLRDISNPMGEHESNLGGVIANELTKEIGNGVIAIIVDPTCVDELEDIARISGMPELPRKSFLHTLNQRAVARTYAQDQGVSYENINVIVAHLGGGISVGAHYKGRIIDVNNGLNGDGPMSPERSGGLPVGQLVELCFSGKFSKEEILKKIKGYGGLCAYLGTNDGTKIEKLIEEGDVYTKLIYDAMAYQIAKEIGSCSTVLKGEVDGILLTGGIAYSKYIVEKITERVKHLGPVRIYPGESEMEALAYNGYLALKGEVEIQEYL; translated from the coding sequence ATGGACCACCTAATTTTAGCGATTAACCCGGGTTCGACATCAACAAAAATAGCTGTTTATAAAAGTCGCAAAAATATTTTTTTAACAAATGTCAAACATACACAGGAAGAACTTCGACAATTCCAGAAAATTTCACATCAATTTGAATTCAGAAAAAACAAAATCTCTGAGGAGCTAGCAAAAGCAGGGTTTGACATCAAAAATTTTGAAATAATTGTTTGCCGTGGTGGTTTGTTAAAACCTATTAAAGGCGGTGTATACAGAGTTAACGAAAATATGCTTCGCGATATCAGCAATCCAATGGGAGAGCATGAATCAAATTTAGGCGGAGTTATTGCAAACGAATTAACAAAAGAAATAGGAAATGGCGTAATTGCTATTATTGTTGACCCAACTTGTGTAGACGAACTAGAAGATATTGCTAGAATTTCAGGAATGCCAGAACTTCCTCGTAAAAGTTTTTTACATACACTAAACCAACGAGCTGTGGCAAGAACGTATGCACAAGATCAAGGCGTTTCTTACGAAAACATAAATGTTATTGTGGCACATTTAGGTGGTGGCATTTCTGTTGGCGCGCATTATAAAGGAAGAATTATTGATGTTAACAACGGTCTGAATGGCGATGGTCCAATGTCACCTGAACGTAGTGGTGGCTTACCCGTTGGTCAATTAGTTGAACTTTGTTTTTCGGGTAAATTCTCAAAAGAAGAAATACTGAAAAAAATTAAGGGCTATGGTGGCTTATGTGCATATTTAGGAACAAACGATGGAACTAAAATCGAAAAGTTGATAGAAGAAGGAGACGTTTATACCAAACTTATATATGATGCAATGGCATATCAGATTGCAAAAGAAATCGGATCGTGCAGTACTGTTTTAAAAGGAGAAGTTGACGGTATCCTGCTTACAGGTGGTATTGCTTACAGCAAATATATAGTTGAAAAAATAACAGAAAGGGTTAAACATCTCGGACCTGTTAGAATATATCCTGGAGAAAGCGAAATGGAAGCTCTGGCATATAACGGATATCTGGCACTAAAGGGCGAGGTTGAAATTCAGGAGTATTTGTAA
- a CDS encoding PKD domain-containing protein, producing the protein MRILVISFIIIFPYVVHCQSFYKRYGNSYSGAALTVSNDSNLLIATSPPGLLKTDLSGNFIFQKSYSGFSNSTVTNFIVASEENGAYISLMEYYSSDIYAWILKVDSIGNPIWAKKISRSSRTTIKGMIKLHDGNLLISGTDSSSAMIVKMDTSGNEIWSKHFHNSFQQTQTVSSPIELPDHSILFCGGILDYFNCLTQYPPYFPQTLCTQLAYTSKLDSAGNIIFSKGFYYTTEPYSQYGIVLFGTNVFYSSENKIYVSFGYHYNNFYSGAQFSLAKLDNNGNFESALTGYNVAPFRVINEDSNHLLNVLFPGGASGDIYFSYSSTLYKIDPDFTSISYIQYFPFGSPDYPSFGKLWFNDELVLSNKELVYVGKIVDSQYMSQSGISLVLCDSTGLEDCISYPGGPYIPSVDSAYSTHNLTLQVDTGITIQNILISSNNIIPNICSCLDNPIANFSYTIVDSVVSFTNTSTSANIYQWYFGDNVTSTEENPTHTYSDTGTYQVNLYAYNSCGVDFVSFLITMNLSSIKNNSFSNTVIGLYPNPANSILHINTEYLFEHYEIINSIGEVLCRNKYTNEIEVSFLNAGIYSLRLINSNKTIVKNFSIVK; encoded by the coding sequence ATGAGAATTTTAGTAATTTCATTTATAATTATATTTCCTTATGTTGTGCATTGTCAATCGTTTTATAAAAGATATGGCAATTCATATTCAGGAGCGGCTTTAACTGTTTCTAATGATAGTAATTTATTAATTGCTACAAGTCCTCCCGGATTACTTAAAACAGATTTATCAGGAAATTTCATTTTTCAGAAATCATATTCAGGATTTTCAAATTCAACAGTTACTAACTTTATAGTAGCTTCTGAAGAAAATGGTGCTTATATTTCACTTATGGAATATTATTCATCTGATATTTATGCCTGGATTTTAAAAGTTGATTCCATTGGCAATCCGATTTGGGCAAAAAAAATATCACGCTCTTCAAGAACTACAATAAAAGGAATGATAAAATTACATGATGGTAATTTATTAATTTCTGGAACTGATAGTTCAAGTGCGATGATTGTAAAAATGGATACAAGTGGAAATGAGATTTGGTCTAAGCATTTTCATAACAGTTTTCAACAAACACAAACAGTTAGTAGTCCAATTGAATTACCTGATCATTCAATTCTTTTTTGCGGTGGGATTTTAGATTATTTTAATTGTTTAACACAATATCCACCATATTTTCCTCAGACGCTTTGTACGCAACTTGCATATACCTCAAAGTTAGATTCAGCAGGAAACATTATTTTTAGCAAGGGATTTTATTATACAACAGAACCTTATTCTCAGTATGGGATAGTACTTTTTGGCACAAATGTTTTTTATTCTTCTGAAAATAAAATTTATGTAAGTTTTGGTTACCATTATAATAATTTTTATAGTGGAGCTCAATTTTCTTTAGCTAAACTTGATAACAATGGAAATTTTGAATCTGCTTTAACTGGATATAACGTGGCTCCATTTCGAGTAATTAATGAAGATTCAAATCATTTACTTAATGTTTTATTTCCTGGAGGAGCCAGCGGGGATATTTATTTTAGTTATAGTTCAACATTATATAAAATTGATCCTGATTTTACTTCTATAAGTTATATACAGTATTTTCCATTTGGTTCACCAGACTATCCTAGTTTTGGAAAACTTTGGTTTAATGACGAGCTTGTTTTATCAAATAAAGAGCTTGTTTATGTAGGAAAAATTGTTGATTCGCAATATATGAGTCAGAGTGGAATTTCATTAGTGTTATGCGATTCTACAGGTCTTGAAGATTGTATTTCATATCCTGGAGGTCCATATATACCTTCTGTTGATTCTGCTTATTCTACTCACAATCTTACTTTGCAGGTAGATACAGGAATAACAATTCAAAACATTTTAATTTCATCAAATAACATTATTCCTAATATTTGTTCATGTTTAGATAATCCTATAGCAAACTTTTCATATACAATTGTTGATTCTGTTGTTAGTTTTACCAATACAAGTACTTCTGCAAACATATATCAGTGGTATTTTGGTGATAATGTGACTAGTACTGAGGAGAATCCAACACATACTTATTCTGACACAGGAACTTATCAGGTAAATTTGTATGCTTATAATAGTTGTGGAGTTGATTTTGTTTCTTTTCTAATAACTATGAATTTAAGTTCAATAAAAAACAATTCTTTTTCAAATACTGTTATTGGTTTATACCCAAACCCAGCAAATTCCATATTGCATATAAATACTGAATATTTATTTGAACACTATGAAATAATAAATTCAATAGGAGAGGTGCTATGTAGAAATAAATACACAAACGAGATTGAGGTGAGTTTTCTAAATGCAGGTATTTATTCTCTAAGGCTTATAAACTCAAATAAAACAATAGTTAAAAATTTCAGTATTGTTAAATGA
- a CDS encoding bifunctional enoyl-CoA hydratase/phosphate acetyltransferase yields the protein MEITKLAQMFDVLKSKSKKRLVAAYANDSHTIGAVSQAVEKGLIDATLVGDEETIKKVCLEHKIDVTKFKIVQEADEVKAAEKAVALINAGEGDILMKGLVSTDKYMRAILSKDKGIMESSNATLSHVSVVEVPNYHKLLIVSDVAIIPAPDLKQKITIANYLIRTAKALQIDLPKVAIIAATEQMMPGMPACVDAAIISKMADRGQIKGALVDGPLALDVAIDKESCEIKKLVSPVAGDADCLLFPNIESGNVFFKSSTKLSNGELGAVVFGAKVPAVLTSRGDSEQTKLYSIALAALIAK from the coding sequence ATGGAAATAACAAAGTTGGCTCAAATGTTTGATGTGCTTAAAAGCAAAAGTAAAAAAAGATTAGTTGCTGCTTACGCAAACGATTCACATACCATTGGTGCGGTTAGTCAGGCAGTTGAAAAAGGGTTAATTGATGCAACTTTAGTTGGAGACGAGGAAACTATTAAAAAAGTTTGTCTGGAACATAAAATTGATGTCACAAAATTCAAAATAGTACAGGAAGCTGACGAAGTAAAAGCTGCAGAAAAAGCAGTCGCTCTTATTAATGCAGGCGAAGGTGATATTTTAATGAAAGGACTTGTTAGCACAGATAAATACATGCGTGCTATATTGAGCAAAGACAAGGGCATTATGGAAAGCTCAAATGCTACACTTAGTCACGTCTCTGTAGTTGAAGTTCCAAATTATCATAAATTGTTGATTGTATCTGATGTTGCAATTATTCCTGCTCCAGATTTAAAACAAAAAATTACTATTGCAAACTATCTAATAAGAACTGCTAAAGCTTTACAAATTGATTTACCAAAAGTAGCTATTATCGCTGCTACCGAACAAATGATGCCAGGAATGCCGGCATGCGTTGATGCTGCAATTATTTCCAAAATGGCCGACCGTGGACAAATTAAAGGTGCTTTAGTAGATGGTCCTCTTGCTTTGGATGTTGCTATTGATAAAGAAAGCTGCGAAATTAAGAAATTAGTAAGTCCTGTTGCAGGTGATGCTGATTGTTTATTGTTTCCAAATATCGAATCTGGCAATGTTTTCTTTAAATCAAGTACAAAATTAAGTAACGGCGAGCTTGGTGCAGTTGTTTTTGGAGCCAAAGTTCCTGCTGTTTTAACATCACGTGGCGATAGCGAACAAACAAAGCTATATTCTATTGCCTTAGCTGCACTTATTGCAAAATAG